A region from the Dermacentor andersoni chromosome 11, qqDerAnde1_hic_scaffold, whole genome shotgun sequence genome encodes:
- the LOC126517892 gene encoding protein XRP2-like, producing the protein MGAVQRKLMLFSAGSAHPREPDQSKTYSWDTKSRVDAANYTVENAIDTTVTKCPGNVNGQQFVIRNCHNASLYVLDHINSVTIDDCTNCNIVLGPTQGSVFLRNCNNVRLASACQQLRARDCFAIDSWLCCSTQPSIESCSEMRFGCLTLAYEQFPEQLKKAQLSPFNNHWSEVYDFTPTIPEPNWSLLPPEAMPQTLVEACPVPMSLDPKTSHVPLTLGPSCKRNVERLTINLWKPEGQLKGI; encoded by the exons ATGGGTGCAGTCCAACGCAAGCTGATGCTATTTTCAGCAGGAAGTGCGCATCCGAGAGAACCCGATCAGTCAAAAACGTATTCGTG ggatacCAAATCGAGAGTGGATGCCGCGAACTACACGGTGGAAAATGCAATTGACACAACTGTCACAAAATGTCCAGGAAACGTCAACGGACAGCAGTTCGTCATACGAAATTGCCAC AACGCAAGCCTCTATGTACTGGATCACATCAACTCTGTGACTATTGATGACTGCACTAACTGCAACATTGTCCTTGGCCCGACGCAGGGAAG TGTGTTCCTGCGCAACTGTAACAATGTGCGACTTGCGTCTGCGTGTCAACAGCTGCGGGCCCGCGACTGCTTTGCCATCGATTCTTGGCTCTGTTGCTCCACTCAACCATCCATAGAGTCCTGCTCCGAGATGCGATTTGGTTGTCTGACGCTGGCATATGAACAGTTCCCAG AGCAGCTAAAAAAGGCCCAGCTCAGTCCATTCAACAACCACTGGAGTGAAGTGTATGACTTTACTCCGACCATACCAGAGCCAAACTGGTCACTCCTACCCCCAGAG GCAATGCCACAGACTTTGGTTGAGGCGTGCCCTGTGCCCATGAGCCTGGATCCCAAGACAAGTCACGTGCCGCTCACACTTGGACCCAGCTGCAAGCGCAATGTCGAG AGGCTCACCATTAACCTCTGGAAGCCTGAAGGGCAGCTCAAGGGCATATAA